In Synechococcus sp. KORDI-52, one genomic interval encodes:
- a CDS encoding RNA-binding protein: protein MTIYIGNLSFQAEQEHLFDLFSEYGEVKNCSLPLDRETGRKRGFAFVEMVNDADEQKAIDDLQDVEWMGRMIRVSKATPRERSGGPRGGGGGYRG, encoded by the coding sequence ATGACCATCTACATCGGCAATCTTTCGTTCCAGGCGGAGCAGGAGCACCTCTTCGATCTCTTCAGTGAGTACGGCGAGGTGAAGAACTGCAGCCTGCCCCTGGATCGTGAGACCGGCCGCAAACGCGGTTTCGCTTTCGTCGAGATGGTCAACGACGCCGATGAACAAAAAGCCATCGACGATCTTCAGGACGTGGAGTGGATGGGCCGCATGATTCGTGTCAGCAAGGCCACCCCCCGGGAGCGTTCCGGCGGCCCCCGTGGTGGTGGCGGCGGTTACCGCGGCTGA
- a CDS encoding ABC transporter ATP-binding protein, which yields MRLLRHLAPQRRLVVAAVCCSLLNKLFDLTPPALIGLALDVVLSGEQSVLSGFGLKTPAQQLWGLALLTFVVWAAESLFQFLYDLLWRNLAQTTQHSLRLEAYEHLQKLELAFFEHDSTGRLLAVLSDDINQLERFLDRGANQILQLITTVLVVGTGMAMVAPEVALFAYLPMPVILWGSLHYQRQLAPRYRDVRARAGDLASRLANNLGGMLTIKSFTAEALELERLRAESLAYRKSNAGAIRLSAAFIPLIRFAILFAFLTILLVGGFKALAGELPVATYTVLVFITQRLLWPLTAIGRTLDEYQRSMASTQRVLDLIDTPVTIQGGMLPLEPQRLRGEIRFESVDFAYAGRSALLQSFDLTVPAGSTLGIVGATGSGKSTVVKLLLRLYERDGGCIRLDGVPIDTLQLQDLRRCIALVSQDVYLFHGTVAENIGYGVADPDPGAIEQAARLAEAAGFIDALPNGYDTLVGERGQRLSGGQRQRIALARAILKDAPVLVLDEATAAVDNDTEAAIQRSLAQITQHRTTLVIAHRLSTVRHADWIVVMDQGRIVEQGCHDSLVAQGGIYTNLWQVQAGEGVISS from the coding sequence ATGCGGCTGTTGCGCCATCTCGCTCCCCAGCGCCGTCTTGTGGTTGCAGCGGTGTGCTGCTCCCTGCTCAACAAGCTGTTCGATCTGACGCCGCCGGCCTTGATCGGTCTTGCTCTTGATGTGGTGTTGAGCGGTGAGCAGTCCGTCCTTTCCGGATTTGGTCTGAAGACGCCGGCCCAGCAGCTGTGGGGTCTGGCTCTGCTCACCTTCGTGGTTTGGGCGGCGGAATCGCTGTTCCAGTTCCTCTACGACCTGCTCTGGCGCAATCTGGCCCAGACCACACAACACAGCCTTCGACTTGAGGCCTACGAACACCTGCAGAAGCTCGAGCTGGCCTTTTTCGAGCACGACAGCACAGGACGTCTGCTGGCGGTGCTCAGCGACGACATCAACCAGCTGGAACGCTTTCTTGATCGGGGTGCCAATCAGATTCTGCAGTTGATCACCACTGTTCTCGTGGTGGGCACCGGCATGGCCATGGTGGCACCGGAGGTGGCCCTGTTTGCCTACCTGCCGATGCCGGTGATCCTCTGGGGATCTCTGCATTACCAACGACAGCTGGCGCCGCGATACCGGGATGTGCGGGCCAGGGCGGGTGACCTTGCCTCACGGCTCGCCAACAATCTGGGGGGGATGCTCACAATCAAGAGCTTCACAGCCGAGGCTCTGGAGCTGGAGCGTCTGCGCGCTGAAAGCCTCGCCTACCGCAAGAGCAACGCCGGGGCGATCCGCCTTTCGGCTGCCTTCATTCCCTTGATTCGCTTCGCGATTCTGTTCGCTTTCCTGACGATTCTGTTGGTCGGTGGCTTCAAGGCTTTGGCCGGTGAACTCCCTGTGGCGACTTACACCGTGCTGGTCTTCATCACCCAGCGTCTGCTCTGGCCCCTGACCGCGATTGGCCGAACCCTTGACGAGTATCAGCGCTCGATGGCCTCCACGCAGCGGGTGCTTGATCTCATCGACACGCCGGTGACAATTCAGGGTGGAATGTTGCCTTTGGAACCGCAGCGTTTGCGCGGTGAGATCCGCTTTGAATCGGTCGATTTCGCCTATGCCGGCCGTTCTGCTTTGCTGCAGAGCTTCGATCTGACGGTGCCAGCCGGCTCGACCCTGGGCATCGTCGGTGCAACCGGCTCCGGTAAGAGCACGGTTGTGAAACTGCTTTTGAGGCTTTATGAGCGTGATGGCGGATGTATCCGCCTGGATGGGGTCCCCATCGACACCCTTCAGCTGCAGGACCTGCGCCGTTGCATTGCCCTGGTCAGTCAGGACGTCTACCTCTTCCACGGCACTGTGGCCGAGAACATCGGCTATGGCGTGGCTGATCCCGATCCGGGGGCGATTGAACAGGCTGCGCGTTTGGCGGAAGCCGCTGGATTCATTGACGCCTTGCCCAACGGCTACGACACTTTGGTGGGTGAACGGGGGCAGCGCCTCTCGGGCGGGCAGCGCCAGCGCATCGCCTTGGCCCGCGCCATCCTCAAGGATGCCCCGGTGCTGGTGCTCGACGAAGCCACCGCTGCCGTCGACAACGACACCGAAGCCGCCATCCAGCGCTCGTTGGCGCAGATCACCCAGCACCGCACCACCCTGGTGATCGCCCACCGGTTGAGCACGGTCCGCCATGCCGACTGGATTGTGGTGATGGACCAGGGCCGGATTGTGGAGCAGGGCTGCCATGACAGCCTGGTGGCTCAGGGCGGGATCTACACCAACCTCTGGCAGGTGCAGGCCGGGGAAGGGGTTATCTCTTCCTAA